From a single Natronorubrum tibetense GA33 genomic region:
- the rimI gene encoding ribosomal protein S18-alanine N-acetyltransferase yields the protein MTRPASGARNGDSGPSIRPAERADLLAVTRIENESFAQPWPYDAFDRFLGEPGFLIALEEGEVAGYVVADVTRNFGRSLGHVKDIAVHPDHRGAGVGSLLLSRALAVLTAHGADSVKLEVRRSNDRAKRLYRQFGFEPLRFVPDYYGDDEDAIVMIRKLG from the coding sequence GTGACACGGCCGGCTTCCGGAGCGCGTAACGGTGACAGCGGTCCTTCGATCCGCCCCGCCGAGCGTGCCGACCTGCTCGCGGTTACCCGTATCGAAAACGAGTCGTTCGCCCAGCCCTGGCCGTACGACGCGTTCGACCGATTTCTGGGCGAACCGGGCTTTCTCATCGCCCTCGAGGAGGGCGAGGTCGCCGGCTACGTCGTCGCCGACGTCACGCGAAACTTTGGCCGAAGTCTCGGCCACGTGAAAGACATCGCGGTCCACCCGGACCACCGGGGCGCGGGTGTCGGTAGCCTGTTGCTCTCCCGGGCGCTCGCGGTGCTCACGGCCCACGGGGCTGATTCGGTCAAACTCGAGGTTCGTCGCTCGAACGACCGTGCGAAGCGCCTCTACCGGCAGTTCGGCTTCGAACCGTTGCGGTTCGTCCCCGACTACTACGGGGACGACGAGGATGCAATCGTGATGATCCGCAAACTCGGTTGA
- a CDS encoding DUF5810 domain-containing protein: MGYACPVCGAEQADAAHLANHLAITASLGREDHREWLEEHAPDWGDCSPEELGERVSPHAPEVETPDFESASHGHDHGRPDGLEEGIAQQSRQPGRGSLTAEAEDVLQEARELTKQMQETGGADDDTEGSGAESAHDDTEDNGTEDADDTAERGNENA; this comes from the coding sequence ATGGGATACGCTTGCCCCGTCTGCGGCGCCGAACAGGCCGACGCGGCGCATCTCGCGAATCACCTCGCGATCACCGCGTCGCTCGGTCGGGAGGACCACCGCGAGTGGCTCGAGGAGCACGCCCCCGACTGGGGCGACTGTTCGCCCGAGGAGTTAGGCGAGCGCGTCAGCCCGCACGCTCCCGAGGTCGAGACGCCCGACTTCGAGAGCGCGAGCCACGGTCACGACCACGGTCGACCGGACGGTCTCGAGGAGGGGATCGCCCAGCAGAGCCGCCAGCCCGGTCGCGGATCGCTGACGGCCGAAGCCGAGGACGTCCTGCAGGAGGCCCGGGAACTGACGAAACAGATGCAGGAAACGGGCGGCGCGGACGACGATACCGAGGGCAGCGGGGCTGAAAGCGCTCACGACGATACCGAGGACAACGGGACCGAGGATGCGGACGACACCGCCGAGCGCGGAAACGAAAACGCGTAA
- a CDS encoding DUF5809 family protein, which produces MHTVGTFTFESVADAREQYNDIGPAAQTVVREVAKAMEFDREEYADRVSSEVIETARDALFASLLEVCVGTREEFDDWRESYDGEVSVAGHENVENVVWHVGPEGEAVAATFQNEEDAAVATLRRQAFGQLYRDLL; this is translated from the coding sequence ATGCACACGGTGGGGACGTTCACCTTCGAGTCCGTAGCGGACGCGCGCGAACAGTACAACGACATCGGTCCGGCAGCCCAGACCGTCGTCCGCGAGGTCGCGAAGGCCATGGAGTTCGACCGCGAGGAGTACGCCGACCGCGTCTCGAGCGAGGTCATCGAGACTGCCCGCGACGCCCTTTTCGCCAGTTTGCTCGAGGTGTGCGTCGGCACGCGCGAGGAGTTCGACGACTGGCGGGAGTCGTACGACGGCGAGGTGTCGGTCGCCGGCCACGAGAACGTCGAGAACGTCGTCTGGCACGTCGGTCCCGAGGGCGAGGCCGTCGCCGCCACCTTCCAGAACGAGGAGGACGCGGCGGTCGCGACGCTCCGTCGGCAGGC